From the Anaerolineales bacterium genome, one window contains:
- the gcvT gene encoding glycine cleavage system aminomethyltransferase GcvT, producing MPAKDFLFRGSLAQLAPEIHELTQLEAERQYRRLILIPSESSAPLAVREALSSAFQNIYAEGYPDEDTRWMQEAEIMDYPARLNHYRRHSDPRYYKGVEYANLLEALARRRVAETFATEEVSADKLYVNVQALSGAPANNAVYHALVQPGDTVMGMNLLHGGHLSHGSPANRSGKYYNIVHYTVNPDTEMIDYEELAELALQHKPRMIIGGFSSYPWPADWAALRRIADSVGAHLLADIAHVAGLVAAGVYPSPVGHAHVVTSTTHKTLNGPRGAIILTTDKKLAEKIDRAVFPGEQGGPHVNVFAGLALTFKIAQSPEFQALQTQVIANCVALSDQLQQRGFRIPFGGTRSHLTNLDCKSVVGPDGTTLSGDMAARILDLAGIVVNRNTIPGDRSAFNPSGVRLGTSWVTQRGFNEKDSRELGNIIADLLLACRPYRDRTQSSLSQRARVDFASLWDAKLRVRKLAEAAGIDFKPSQHGYPHFYYPDDKPAGQAAWVGLEISGPQAQSLLNVAVANDIEAAGPKSNLAVTLPTPMGEVNAGLSRLSGGHYLLAVSKAEFSLAAEWLRALSDGYVTLDDQDLTRTAPGPVLVTESKRKVAAPKGKPAPARKPFAVRQPASPTKALTDFVWQAPVDPPLKRTRLHEVHQSLGAKLVPFAGWDMPLRYSSVREEHLAVRQTAGLFDVSHMGVYDARGPQAAAFLDSVCANDIAGLPVGLSVYTHFLDPDGGVIDDLLVYRLAEEDYLLVVNAGNDDKNWAWLNAVKAGEVCVDRQQPDAQAFGRGVALRNLRATSSGADQRVDLALQGPNARKILLALAAPADKPRLRKLSRFGVTRAHLAGLDLIVSRTGYTGEQFSYELFVHPDQAVELWHSLFKAGAKHGLQPIGLGARDSLRIEAGLPLYGQELAGPHNLSPADAGFRSFVQTNKPWFIGRAAFLAADAKRKREVLRFQFPPGVRMAHQGDPVTDAEGKQIGEVTSCSLDQFGTLTGQAWVDKKYGKEGTAIFVHQGMHDKPLAADAKGTQARVLSRF from the coding sequence ATGCCTGCCAAAGACTTCCTTTTCCGTGGTTCCCTGGCCCAACTGGCCCCTGAAATTCATGAACTGACACAGCTTGAAGCTGAGCGCCAATACCGCCGGCTGATCCTGATTCCCAGCGAAAGCAGCGCACCCCTGGCCGTACGCGAGGCGCTTTCCTCCGCCTTCCAGAATATTTACGCCGAAGGGTATCCCGATGAAGACACACGCTGGATGCAGGAAGCCGAGATCATGGATTACCCGGCGCGCCTCAACCACTACCGCCGTCATTCCGACCCGCGCTATTACAAGGGCGTCGAATACGCCAACCTGCTGGAAGCATTGGCCCGCCGGCGGGTGGCGGAAACCTTTGCCACTGAGGAAGTCAGCGCGGACAAGCTGTATGTGAATGTGCAAGCGCTCTCCGGTGCGCCGGCCAACAACGCCGTGTACCACGCCCTGGTGCAACCCGGGGACACGGTGATGGGCATGAACCTGCTGCACGGCGGGCACCTCTCGCACGGCTCGCCCGCCAATCGCTCCGGCAAGTATTACAACATCGTGCATTACACGGTGAACCCCGACACAGAAATGATCGATTATGAAGAGCTGGCCGAACTGGCCCTGCAGCACAAGCCACGCATGATCATTGGCGGCTTTTCATCCTATCCCTGGCCGGCGGACTGGGCCGCCCTGCGGCGCATCGCCGACTCGGTGGGCGCCCACCTGCTGGCGGATATCGCCCATGTGGCCGGCTTGGTAGCCGCCGGGGTCTATCCATCCCCGGTGGGTCACGCGCACGTGGTCACCTCGACCACCCACAAGACGCTCAACGGCCCGCGCGGCGCCATCATCCTGACGACAGACAAAAAGCTGGCCGAAAAGATCGACCGGGCCGTGTTCCCCGGCGAGCAAGGCGGCCCGCACGTGAATGTATTTGCGGGGCTGGCCCTGACCTTCAAGATCGCCCAAAGCCCGGAATTTCAGGCGCTGCAAACCCAGGTGATCGCCAACTGTGTGGCGCTGAGCGACCAACTGCAGCAGCGCGGCTTCCGCATCCCCTTTGGCGGCACGCGCAGCCACCTGACCAACCTGGACTGCAAGAGCGTGGTAGGTCCGGATGGCACGACCCTCTCGGGCGACATGGCAGCGCGCATCCTGGACCTGGCTGGCATCGTGGTCAACCGCAACACCATTCCCGGCGACCGCTCCGCCTTCAATCCGTCCGGCGTGCGTTTGGGCACTTCCTGGGTAACCCAACGCGGCTTCAACGAAAAAGACAGCCGTGAGCTGGGCAACATCATCGCCGACCTGCTGCTGGCCTGCCGCCCCTACCGGGACCGCACACAGAGCAGCCTGAGCCAGCGCGCCAGGGTGGACTTTGCCTCGCTGTGGGACGCCAAGCTGCGCGTGCGCAAGCTGGCCGAAGCCGCCGGCATTGACTTCAAGCCCAGCCAGCACGGGTATCCCCATTTCTATTATCCGGATGACAAACCAGCCGGCCAAGCCGCCTGGGTCGGCCTGGAAATCAGCGGCCCGCAGGCTCAAAGCCTGCTAAACGTGGCCGTGGCCAATGATATTGAAGCCGCCGGCCCCAAGAGCAACCTGGCGGTCACCCTGCCGACACCGATGGGCGAAGTCAACGCAGGGCTCAGCCGGCTGAGCGGCGGCCACTACCTGCTGGCGGTGTCCAAGGCGGAGTTCAGCCTGGCCGCCGAGTGGCTGCGGGCGCTCTCCGACGGTTATGTGACCCTGGACGATCAAGACCTGACCCGCACCGCGCCTGGCCCAGTGCTGGTGACCGAGAGCAAACGCAAGGTGGCGGCGCCCAAAGGAAAGCCAGCCCCGGCGCGCAAGCCCTTTGCGGTGCGCCAGCCCGCCTCCCCAACCAAGGCCTTGACTGACTTTGTCTGGCAAGCGCCGGTCGACCCGCCATTGAAGCGCACCAGGCTGCATGAAGTGCACCAAAGCCTGGGCGCCAAGCTGGTGCCCTTCGCCGGTTGGGATATGCCGCTGCGCTACAGCTCCGTGCGCGAGGAGCACCTGGCCGTGCGCCAGACCGCCGGCCTGTTTGACGTCAGCCACATGGGTGTCTACGATGCGCGCGGCCCGCAGGCCGCCGCTTTTCTCGATTCGGTATGCGCCAACGACATCGCCGGGCTGCCCGTGGGCCTGTCGGTCTATACCCATTTCCTGGACCCTGACGGCGGCGTTATCGACGACCTGCTGGTCTATCGCTTGGCCGAGGAAGACTATCTGCTGGTGGTGAATGCCGGCAACGACGACAAGAACTGGGCCTGGCTCAACGCGGTGAAGGCGGGCGAAGTGTGTGTGGACCGCCAGCAGCCGGATGCGCAAGCCTTTGGCCGCGGCGTGGCGTTGCGCAACCTGCGCGCGACCAGCTCCGGCGCTGACCAGCGCGTGGACCTGGCCCTGCAAGGCCCCAACGCCCGCAAGATCTTGCTGGCCCTGGCCGCCCCGGCCGATAAGCCGCGGCTGCGCAAGCTGAGCCGCTTTGGCGTCACCCGCGCCCACTTGGCAGGGCTGGACCTGATCGTCTCACGCACCGGCTACACCGGTGAGCAGTTCTCCTACGAGCTCTTCGTGCATCCCGACCAGGCCGTGGAGCTGTGGCACAGCCTATTCAAGGCCGGGGCCAAGCACGGCTTGCAGCCCATCGGCCTGGGGGCGCGCGACTCACTGCGCATTGAGGCTGGTCTGCCCTTATACGGGCAGGAGCTGGCCGGGCCGCACAACCTCAGCCCGGCAGATGCCGGGTTCCGCAGCTTTGTGCAGACCAACAAGCCCTGGTTCATTGGGCGCGCCGCCTTCCTGGCGGCAGATGCCAAGCGCAAACGCGAAGTGCTGCGTTTCCAGTTCCCTCCCGGAGTGCGCATGGCCCACCAGGGCGACCCGGTAACCGACGCCGAGGGCAAACAGATTGGAGAAGTCACCAGCTGCTCACTGGACCAGTTCGGCACGCTCACTGGGCAGGCCTGGGTCGACAAGAAATACGGCAAAGAGGGCACGGCCATCTTCGTCCATCAGGGCATGCATGACAAGCCGCTGGCCGCGGACGCCAAAGGCACCCAGGCCAGGGTGCTCAGCCGCTTCTAA
- a CDS encoding aldo/keto reductase — MAEGKIRWYGWSTDDAERARIFAAGEHCTSNQFDLNVYHDNPGIRAVCAEFNLGGINKSPLNRGVLTGKFAADSSFPADDIRHSLSFKEGPGAKRLRQLEAVRTALSAKGHSLAQASLAYIWALDERMVPIPGFRSAAQVQENAAAMALGPLSAEQLAEVQSIIAEAG; from the coding sequence GTGGCCGAAGGCAAGATCCGCTGGTACGGCTGGAGCACGGACGACGCCGAGCGCGCCCGCATCTTTGCGGCTGGCGAACACTGCACCTCCAACCAATTCGACCTGAATGTGTATCACGACAATCCCGGCATCCGCGCCGTGTGCGCGGAGTTCAACCTGGGCGGCATCAACAAGAGTCCGCTCAATCGCGGGGTGCTGACCGGCAAGTTCGCTGCGGACTCCAGCTTTCCTGCAGATGATATTCGTCACAGCCTGAGCTTCAAAGAAGGTCCCGGTGCCAAACGTCTGCGGCAGCTGGAAGCGGTGCGCACTGCGCTCAGCGCCAAGGGTCACAGTCTGGCGCAGGCTTCGCTGGCTTACATTTGGGCGCTGGATGAGCGCATGGTGCCGATCCCCGGCTTCCGTTCAGCGGCCCAAGTGCAGGAGAACGCCGCTGCGATGGCTCTCGGCCCGTTGAGCGCGGAGCAACTCGCTGAAGTGCAGAGCATCATCGCAGAAGCGGGTTAG
- a CDS encoding aldo/keto reductase yields the protein MKRTLGKSGLQVSALGLGCWAIGGPWTLHNGAQVIQAGWGQVDDAESLHAIQAGLDAGITFFDTAANYGAGHSERLLGRALQGKREQVVIATKFGFLVDEAQRQISAAPDQILANLRADCENSLRRLDTDYIDIYQLHDGSYDMAKAPEVMEVLESSWWPKARSAGTAGARTTPSAPASLRLANTAPPTNST from the coding sequence ATGAAACGAACACTGGGCAAGAGCGGGTTGCAGGTCAGCGCGTTGGGGTTGGGCTGCTGGGCCATAGGCGGCCCCTGGACGCTACACAACGGGGCGCAGGTTATCCAGGCGGGCTGGGGGCAGGTGGACGACGCCGAATCGCTGCACGCCATTCAGGCTGGGCTGGACGCCGGCATCACCTTTTTTGATACTGCCGCCAATTACGGCGCCGGCCACAGTGAGCGCTTATTGGGCCGCGCGCTGCAAGGCAAACGCGAGCAGGTGGTGATCGCCACCAAATTCGGCTTCCTGGTAGATGAAGCCCAGCGCCAGATCAGCGCCGCGCCAGACCAGATCCTGGCCAATCTGCGCGCCGACTGTGAGAACAGCCTGCGCCGCTTGGATACCGATTACATCGACATTTACCAGCTGCATGACGGCAGCTATGACATGGCGAAAGCCCCTGAAGTGATGGAGGTGCTGGAGAGCAGTTGGTGGCCGAAGGCAAGATCCGCTGGTACGGCTGGAGCACGGACGACGCCGAGCGCGCCCGCATCTTTGCGGCTGGCGAACACTGCACCTCCAACCAATTCGACCTGA
- a CDS encoding M1 family metallopeptidase, with protein MPLRVKLTALTAMLIFASLACNTATSMLAELLAVRDVDATVATQTSPPRPTAELTTPPNPHPGPVGLGDVYYAELGNGGYDVRHYHLVLDVDVLDNFVRGLAHIQLTATQRLSSLNLELYELQVDEVRVNGERAEFHRQGVEMTIFLPLPADMGDKLLVEVLYQGRPGESRDDLPQYSQGWINYGHGILVAGEPTGASTWYPVNEHPSDKATYSYSVTVDARYDVAANGLLTGVEQSNGHSTYHWAIADPIAPYLTTLGIAEFDLEESRSSDGLLIRNYFGSGVSREVRNDFARTAEMLDYFEGLFGPYPYEAYGVVVHDMPLNFALETATLSVFGNSFTDEYVVVHELAHHWFGNAVGLKQWQDIWLNEGFATYASDLWNEHTDGRPAMERNIRSTYESLAAYAAYNQSFTGDPGANWLFDYASVYARGGLVLHALRLEIGDQAFFETLRTYTTRFGGGNASTADFIATTEEVAGRDLGAFFDAWLYQLELPDIPQMGLYAADYQE; from the coding sequence ATGCCCCTACGCGTTAAACTCACCGCCCTGACTGCCATGCTGATCTTCGCCAGCCTGGCCTGCAACACCGCCACCAGCATGCTGGCCGAACTGCTGGCAGTGCGCGACGTGGATGCTACCGTCGCCACGCAAACCAGCCCACCCCGCCCCACGGCGGAACTTACCACCCCGCCCAACCCGCACCCCGGGCCGGTGGGCCTGGGGGATGTGTACTATGCCGAGCTGGGCAATGGCGGCTACGATGTGCGCCATTACCATCTCGTGCTGGATGTGGACGTGCTGGATAACTTCGTCCGCGGTTTGGCCCATATCCAACTGACGGCAACGCAACGCCTGAGCAGCCTGAACCTGGAGCTGTACGAACTGCAAGTGGATGAGGTGCGTGTCAACGGCGAACGTGCCGAATTTCACCGGCAGGGGGTTGAGATGACGATCTTCCTGCCGCTGCCCGCCGACATGGGCGACAAGCTGCTGGTCGAGGTCCTCTACCAGGGCCGCCCAGGCGAGAGCCGGGATGACCTGCCACAGTATTCGCAGGGCTGGATCAACTACGGCCACGGGATCCTGGTAGCCGGGGAACCGACCGGCGCGTCCACCTGGTACCCAGTCAATGAACACCCCTCAGACAAGGCCACCTACAGCTACAGCGTTACCGTGGACGCCAGGTACGATGTGGCTGCCAACGGTTTGCTGACCGGCGTGGAGCAGAGCAACGGACACAGCACCTATCACTGGGCGATCGCCGACCCTATTGCGCCCTATCTGACCACGCTGGGCATCGCCGAATTTGATCTGGAAGAAAGCCGCAGCTCAGACGGCCTGCTGATCCGCAATTACTTTGGCTCGGGCGTGAGCCGAGAAGTGCGCAACGATTTCGCCCGCACGGCGGAAATGCTGGACTATTTCGAGGGCTTGTTCGGCCCCTACCCTTACGAGGCTTACGGCGTGGTGGTGCACGATATGCCGCTGAACTTCGCTTTGGAGACTGCCACGTTGTCCGTGTTTGGCAACAGCTTCACCGATGAGTATGTGGTGGTGCATGAGTTGGCCCATCATTGGTTCGGCAACGCGGTAGGGCTGAAGCAGTGGCAGGATATCTGGCTGAATGAGGGCTTTGCCACTTACGCCAGCGACCTGTGGAACGAACACACCGATGGCCGCCCAGCCATGGAGCGCAACATCCGCTCCACCTATGAAAGTCTGGCCGCCTATGCCGCCTACAACCAGAGCTTTACCGGTGACCCGGGGGCCAACTGGCTGTTTGATTACGCCAGCGTCTATGCGCGCGGCGGCCTGGTGCTGCACGCCCTGCGACTGGAGATTGGCGATCAGGCTTTCTTCGAGACGCTGCGCACTTACACGACGCGCTTTGGCGGCGGCAATGCCAGCACGGCAGACTTCATCGCCACCACCGAAGAGGTGGCCGGGCGGGATCTGGGCGCTTTCTTCGATGCCTGGCTGTATCAGCTCGAGTTGCCAGACATCCCCCAGATGGGTCTGTACGCCGCCGATTACCAAGAATAA
- a CDS encoding deoxynucleoside kinase, translated as MAAKRLVIVAGNIGAGKTSLTKKLSEKLSWSSGFETIEKNPYLGKFYGDMRNWAFHLQVFLLGQRSEQHIAAHQAAQSYILDRSIYEDYHIFARALNELGNLNDEDLDTYRRVYNLVIDHLPKPDLLVYLRAPVDALLERIRLRGRAMETGISREYLDLLDRFYWEWMADFDLCPVLTVPSGDLDFVKRPQHLDLVSEKILEKLSGKDDVVFPES; from the coding sequence ATGGCCGCCAAACGTCTTGTCATTGTCGCCGGGAATATTGGGGCCGGCAAAACTTCCCTCACCAAAAAACTGAGCGAAAAGCTCAGCTGGTCTTCCGGTTTCGAGACCATCGAGAAGAATCCCTACCTGGGCAAATTCTACGGCGATATGCGCAACTGGGCCTTCCACCTGCAGGTCTTCTTGCTGGGCCAGCGCTCTGAGCAGCACATCGCCGCCCACCAGGCCGCTCAGTCCTACATTCTGGACCGCAGCATCTATGAGGACTATCACATCTTTGCCCGGGCGCTCAACGAGCTGGGCAACCTCAACGACGAAGACCTGGACACCTACCGCCGCGTCTACAACCTGGTGATTGATCACCTGCCCAAGCCGGACCTGCTGGTCTACCTGCGCGCCCCGGTGGACGCTCTGCTGGAGCGTATTCGCCTGCGCGGTCGCGCCATGGAAACCGGCATCAGTCGTGAGTACCTCGATCTGCTCGATCGCTTTTACTGGGAGTGGATGGCGGACTTCGACCTGTGCCCGGTGCTGACCGTGCCCTCGGGCGATCTGGACTTCGTCAAACGCCCTCAGCACCTGGACTTGGTCAGCGAAAAGATCCTGGAGAAACTCTCCGGCAAAGACGACGTGGTCTTCCCCGAAAGCTAG
- a CDS encoding SH3 domain-containing protein: protein MRNKTALLVFAVVAVLLLAACGGNTDAAIATGIAQTQQISSLETAAAGAQATPEPTQAPTEAEATPVPITTSRDVNLRTGDSTAYPVITVVSGGETLQLTGVNQAGTWYQVSFRNTSGWISADFIEGEIPSDLPVVAPAAPPPQATATSSSSGGGGGGSGGPVSNYVLILDANDTDNKSISDTVSGNNVHRITIQVQGLSGSNSVEVDIAFQCDTSQPEKVKLTAPGATDNVICNNNWSHQVSSSNPAVITVQLDGINSAKWTVIANVSP from the coding sequence ATGCGTAACAAGACGGCTTTACTCGTTTTCGCAGTAGTCGCAGTACTGCTCCTTGCCGCCTGTGGCGGCAATACCGACGCGGCCATCGCCACCGGCATCGCCCAGACCCAGCAGATCAGCTCGCTGGAAACGGCTGCTGCTGGGGCACAAGCCACGCCGGAACCCACCCAGGCGCCGACAGAAGCTGAAGCCACCCCAGTGCCCATCACCACCTCGCGTGATGTCAATCTGCGCACCGGGGATTCCACAGCTTATCCCGTTATCACAGTGGTTTCCGGGGGCGAAACGTTGCAGTTGACAGGCGTCAATCAAGCAGGGACCTGGTACCAGGTCAGCTTCCGCAATACTTCAGGCTGGATCTCTGCCGATTTTATTGAGGGAGAGATCCCGAGTGATTTGCCTGTGGTCGCGCCAGCGGCTCCGCCGCCGCAGGCCACCGCCACCAGCAGTAGCAGCGGGGGCGGTGGGGGAGGCAGTGGCGGTCCGGTGAGCAACTATGTGCTCATCTTGGATGCCAATGATACGGACAATAAGTCGATCAGCGATACCGTCTCCGGCAATAACGTTCATCGCATCACCATTCAGGTGCAGGGGCTGAGCGGCTCTAATTCAGTTGAAGTGGATATCGCCTTCCAATGCGATACGAGCCAGCCGGAGAAGGTCAAGCTGACTGCGCCCGGCGCGACGGACAATGTGATCTGTAACAACAACTGGTCGCACCAGGTGAGCAGCAGCAATCCAGCGGTCATCACTGTTCAGTTGGATGGCATAAACTCTGCCAAGTGGACTGTCATCGCCAACGTTAGCCCGTAG
- a CDS encoding adenosylcobalamin-dependent ribonucleoside-diphosphate reductase yields the protein MLKEAKPTKSSDTDGLLPTPQLPKSLKRIKLSDNALEVFKRRYMRRGQDGKPVEKVEETYWRVAYHVGKVEAQWGSDPLKVGAEFYDLLGSQRFTPNSPTFTGAGTPIGQLAACFVLPISDDMGRQQSGIFQTLRDAALIQQTGGGNGFSFSRLRPKDAHVKTSAGRATGPVGFLRVYDQAFGEIAQGGTRRGANMAVLRCDHPDVEEFITCKTDENSITNFNISVGITDAFMRAVRDDADWDLRFIDVSDPATKGFDGTLEQAEAAGLPIKVYKTVKARELFDKIVRQAHHNGEPGCLFLDAANRSNPVPHLYPLEATNPCGEQWLGPYENCCLGSINLAQHFGPEGTVDWEKLRQTVVLSTRFLDDVVEENAYVPAVPQLREAALNARRIGLGIMALADLLYHVGIGYGSEEAQEFSAQVMEFVRYHSMQTSIELARQRGPFTAIEGSIYDGKKMTWQPPVPLRSYQHDYGRPTLNWDEIVSGIQQHGIRNAAQTTIAPTGTIATVSGCEGYGCEPVFALAYLRHVNDNGKDLTLTYTSPMFEAALNKSGLDAKTRKKIIEQVVAEGSCHNVKELPAALRDTFVVSADITAEAHVRMQGALQAFVDNSLSKTVNFPAGATEDDVATAYMLAWELGAKGITVYVTGSRDKVVLETYATAKSKEPAAAAAEPLWNESRKPRSGVLHGSTYKTETPLGTVFVTVNKNGDEQPFEAFITSAKAGSETAAVSEAIGRLISYILRLASPISPRQRLIEIRNQLSGLGGDRQLGLGPRKVRSLPDGVSQALDQYLADSEEAADAAPAAAPAPSAAKQAGGRSTAAPGAFAAVGELCPECGHSTLVNTEGCKKCYSCSYSEC from the coding sequence ATGTTGAAGGAAGCCAAACCGACCAAGAGCTCAGACACCGACGGCCTGCTGCCGACCCCGCAGCTGCCCAAGTCGCTCAAGCGGATCAAACTGAGCGACAACGCCCTAGAGGTCTTTAAGCGGCGCTACATGCGCCGCGGCCAGGACGGCAAGCCGGTGGAAAAGGTCGAGGAGACCTATTGGCGGGTGGCTTACCATGTCGGTAAGGTCGAGGCGCAGTGGGGCAGCGATCCCCTCAAGGTGGGCGCGGAATTTTACGACCTGTTGGGCTCACAGCGCTTCACGCCCAATTCGCCGACCTTCACTGGCGCCGGCACGCCCATCGGCCAGCTGGCCGCCTGCTTTGTGCTGCCGATCAGTGACGATATGGGCCGCCAGCAGTCTGGCATCTTCCAGACGCTGCGCGACGCAGCCCTGATCCAGCAGACTGGCGGCGGCAACGGCTTCTCCTTCTCTCGTCTGCGCCCCAAGGATGCGCACGTCAAAACCTCGGCCGGGCGCGCTACCGGCCCGGTCGGTTTCTTGCGCGTCTACGACCAGGCCTTCGGCGAGATCGCCCAGGGCGGCACGCGCCGCGGGGCCAACATGGCCGTGTTGCGCTGCGACCACCCGGATGTAGAAGAGTTCATCACCTGCAAAACCGACGAGAACTCGATCACCAACTTCAACATTTCCGTGGGCATCACTGATGCCTTCATGCGTGCCGTGCGCGACGACGCCGACTGGGACCTGCGCTTCATCGATGTGTCCGACCCGGCCACCAAGGGCTTCGACGGCACGTTGGAGCAAGCCGAGGCGGCTGGACTGCCGATCAAGGTCTACAAGACGGTCAAGGCCCGCGAGCTGTTCGACAAGATCGTGCGCCAGGCGCACCACAACGGCGAGCCGGGCTGCCTGTTTCTGGATGCGGCCAATCGCAGCAATCCCGTGCCGCACCTCTACCCGCTGGAAGCCACCAACCCCTGCGGGGAGCAATGGCTCGGGCCTTACGAGAATTGCTGCCTGGGCTCGATCAACCTGGCCCAGCATTTTGGCCCGGAGGGAACCGTGGACTGGGAGAAGCTGCGCCAGACCGTAGTGCTCTCCACGCGCTTCCTGGACGATGTGGTGGAAGAGAACGCCTACGTGCCCGCCGTGCCGCAGCTGCGTGAAGCGGCCCTGAATGCCCGCCGCATCGGTCTGGGCATCATGGCCCTGGCCGACCTGCTCTACCATGTGGGTATCGGCTATGGCTCTGAGGAGGCGCAGGAGTTCAGCGCTCAGGTGATGGAGTTCGTGCGTTATCACAGCATGCAGACCAGCATTGAGCTGGCCCGCCAGCGCGGCCCTTTCACGGCCATTGAGGGCAGCATATATGACGGCAAGAAGATGACCTGGCAGCCGCCGGTGCCGCTGCGCAGCTACCAGCACGACTACGGCCGCCCGACGCTGAATTGGGATGAGATCGTCAGCGGCATCCAGCAGCACGGCATCCGCAATGCGGCGCAAACCACCATCGCCCCCACCGGCACCATCGCCACCGTCTCCGGCTGCGAAGGCTACGGCTGCGAGCCGGTCTTCGCCTTGGCGTACCTGCGCCATGTCAACGACAACGGCAAGGACCTGACCTTGACTTACACCAGCCCAATGTTCGAAGCGGCGCTGAACAAGAGCGGCCTGGATGCCAAGACGCGCAAGAAGATCATCGAGCAGGTCGTCGCCGAGGGTAGCTGCCATAATGTGAAGGAATTGCCCGCCGCGCTGCGAGATACCTTCGTCGTCTCCGCCGACATCACTGCTGAGGCGCACGTGCGTATGCAGGGCGCGTTGCAGGCCTTCGTAGACAATAGCCTCTCCAAGACGGTCAATTTCCCCGCCGGCGCGACAGAAGACGATGTAGCCACCGCCTACATGCTGGCCTGGGAACTGGGCGCCAAGGGCATTACCGTCTACGTGACCGGCTCACGCGACAAGGTCGTGCTGGAAACGTATGCCACTGCCAAGTCCAAGGAACCCGCGGCCGCCGCAGCCGAACCTCTATGGAATGAAAGCCGCAAGCCGCGCTCTGGCGTGCTGCACGGCTCCACCTATAAGACCGAGACCCCGCTGGGCACCGTGTTCGTTACCGTCAACAAGAACGGCGACGAGCAGCCTTTCGAAGCCTTCATCACCAGTGCCAAGGCTGGCTCCGAAACCGCAGCCGTCTCCGAGGCCATCGGCCGCCTGATCTCTTATATCCTGCGCCTGGCTTCGCCCATCTCGCCCCGCCAACGTCTGATCGAGATTCGTAACCAGCTCTCCGGCCTGGGCGGCGACCGCCAGCTGGGCCTCGGCCCCCGCAAAGTGCGCTCCCTGCCCGACGGGGTCAGCCAGGCGTTAGATCAGTACTTGGCCGACAGCGAAGAAGCCGCCGATGCGGCCCCCGCAGCCGCCCCGGCGCCATCCGCTGCCAAGCAGGCCGGCGGGCGCAGCACGGCTGCGCCCGGCGCCTTTGCCGCCGTGGGCGAATTGTGCCCGGAATGCGGCCACAGTACGCTGGTGAACACCGAGGGCTGCAAGAAATGCTATAGCTGTAGCTACAGTGAATGCTGA
- the nrdR gene encoding transcriptional regulator NrdR translates to MQCPHCKDPDQEGSKVIDTTHDARGGIRRRRECKNCGKRYSTYERPVLAAPMLIKKDGGREEFNRDKLTHSVQLACVKLPVSAADIDYLVGNIETALMQMEKPEVPSRVVGDMVIAGLKELNEIAYIRFALVYLGLNDLHTIRKEVDQLIEAS, encoded by the coding sequence ATGCAGTGCCCGCATTGTAAAGATCCGGACCAAGAAGGCAGCAAGGTGATCGACACCACTCATGACGCGCGCGGTGGCATTCGCCGCCGCCGGGAGTGCAAGAACTGCGGCAAGCGTTACAGCACCTACGAGCGCCCGGTCCTGGCTGCACCGATGCTGATCAAGAAGGATGGGGGGCGTGAAGAGTTCAATCGCGACAAGCTGACCCACAGCGTGCAGTTGGCCTGCGTCAAGCTGCCGGTCTCGGCGGCGGACATTGACTATTTGGTGGGCAACATTGAAACAGCCTTGATGCAAATGGAGAAGCCGGAAGTGCCGTCCCGCGTGGTGGGAGATATGGTCATCGCCGGGCTGAAAGAACTCAACGAGATTGCTTACATTCGCTTCGCCCTGGTGTACCTGGGGCTGAACGATCTGCACACTATCCGGAAGGAAGTCGACCAACTCATCGAAGCCAGTTAA